The Humulus lupulus chromosome 3, drHumLupu1.1, whole genome shotgun sequence genome window below encodes:
- the LOC133824571 gene encoding uncharacterized protein LOC133824571 isoform X3, whose product MEVLDSPQGRKQTSGRKIVSNGSHKDLWHAVQEGSLADVDSALALVKKNGVNINARSVFGLTPLHIATWRNHIPIVKRLIEAGADSDARDGESGWSSLHRALHFGHLAVASVLLQSGASITLEDSKSRTPVDLLSGPLSQVVGSGRNSVTEVFSWGSGVNYQLGTGNAHLQKLPCKVDSLHDSLIKLVSAAKFHSVAVTARGEVFTWGFGRGGRLGHPDFDIHSGQAAVITPRQVISGLGSRRVKAVAAAKHHTVVSTEGGEVFTWGSNREGQLGYTSVDTQPTPRRVSSLRSKIVAVAAANKHTAVISEAGEVFTWGCNREGQLGYGTSNSASNYTPRLVESLKGKVFTGVSAAKYHTLVLGGDGEVYTWGHRLVTPKRVVIARNLKKGGGTALKFHRMERLHVVAVAAGMVHSSALTDDGALFYWVSSDTDHRCQQLYSLCGHNVVNVSAGKYWTAAVTATGDVYMWDGKTGRDKPPMPTRFHGQKRASSVSVGETHLLIIGSLYHPVYPPNMAKDPEKQKSNVSDELEEFNEYLMTNDMESCNQLPSTDEESGKVLVPSLKSLCEKVAAENLVEPRNAIQMVEIADSLDADGLRKYCEEIVIRNLDYIFTVSSQAIASASLEILAKLENLLDLRSSESWSYRRLPTPTATFPAIINSEEEDSDNEVQRTRDYHISTSKNEICPRMDSFLQPRDDLDLDKQIRALRKKLQQIEMLEGKQSKGHLLDDQQIAKLQTRSVLENSLAALGAPVITEQVNASSSVLQDGKGNKKAKKQRKKSRQRAEEMEAASSVSGTEVVSKPAKDFLNVEISQALKLKEEDMSDMFEMTLTSQATKESGFCVQETSNLPKNKSPSMTVSKKKNRKGGLSMFLSGALDDAPKDVAPPPPTPKTEGPAWGGAKIPKGPASLREIQSEQSRIKGIQPNRTKDKEEDLGDSKTEGKILLSSFLASKPIPMVSPQASQAHDGERSTPPWQSSGTPPLHSRLSLRDIQLQQKGKHHQSLSHSPKTKVSGFAVTSGQGSPSDTPAMNRWFKPEVDTPSSIRSIQIEEKAIKDLKRFYSSVRIVKNQS is encoded by the exons TTGGAGAAATCATATTCCCATCGTTAAACGGCTTATCGAAGCTGGTGCTGACTCGGACGCTAGG GATGGGGAATCAGGATGGAGTAGCCTTCATCGGGCGCTTCATTTTGGCCATCTAGCCGTGGCAAGTGTCCTTCTACAGTCTGGTGCTTCTATTACTTTGGAGGATTCTAAATCTCGAACACCAGTCGATCTTTTATCTGGGCCTTTATCACAGGTTGTAGGAAGTGGACGTAATTCAG TGACTGAGGTCTTCAGTTGGGGAAGTGGTGTTAACTATCAACTTGGAACTGGAAATGCACATCTACAGAAGTTGCCTTGCAAGGTTGACTCGCTTCATGACTCACTGATCAAGTTGGTTTCTGCTGCCAAGTTTCACAGTGTAGCAGTAACTGCTCGAGGAGAAGTCTTCACTTGGGGATTTGGTAGAGGGGGCCGGCTTGGGCACCCTGATTTTGATATACACAG CGGTCAAGCTGCAGTTATTACACCGCGCCAAGTGATTTCTGGTTTAGGGTCCCGCCGGGTGAAGGCTGTTGCAGCAGCTAAACATCACACTGTTGTTTCTACCGAAGGTGGTGAAGTGTTCACCTGGGGATCCAACAGAG AGGGTCAGCTTGGCTACACATCTGTGGATACACAACCCACACCTCGCAGAGTGAGTTCTCTTCGATCAAAAATTGTGGCCGTTGCTGCAGCAAATAAGCACACTGCTGTTATTTCTGAGGCTGGTGAGGTGTTTACATGGGGGTGTAACAGGGAAGGTCAACTTGGTTATGGCACATCGAATTCAGCATCAAATTACACCCCAAGATTGGTTGAATCCTTGAAAGGAAAGGTTTTCACAGGAGTTTCTGCTGCAAAGTATCATACACTTGTGTTAGGAGGTGATGGAGAG GTTTACACGTGGGGTCATCGATTGGTTACCCCAAAACGTGTTGTCATTGCTAGAAACTTAAAGAAGGGTGGGGGTACTGCTCTTAAGTTTCATCGTATGGAACGGCTTCATGTGGTCGCTGTAGCTGCAGGGATGGTACATAGCTCAGCTCTTACTGATGATGGTGCATTATTTTATTGGGTCTCCTCAGATACTGATCATAGATGTCAACAG CTATATTCTCTATGTGGACACAACGTTGTAAACGTATCCGCCGGGAAATACTGGACCGCAGCAGTCACAGCAACAGGTGATGTTTACATGTGGGATGGGAAGACAGGCAGGGATAAACCACCTATGCCAACTCGTTTTCATGGTCAAAAGCGGGCTAGTTCAGTTTCCGTTGGTGAAACTCATCTGTTGATCATTGGCTCTCTCTATCATCCTGTCTATCCTCCCAATATGGCCAAAGATCCTGAGAAGCAGAAATCAAATGTCAGCGATGAGCTAGAAGAGTTTAATGAATATCTTATGACTAATGACATGGAATCTTGTAACCAACTACCTAGTACAGATGAGGAATCAGGGAAAGTGCTTGTACCAAGCTTAAAAAGTTTATGTGAAAAAGTGGCTGCAGAAAATCTAGTGGAGCCACGAAATGCTATTCAGATGGTTGAAATTGCTGACTCACTTGATGCAGATGGTTTGAGGAAGTATTGTGAG GAAATTGTTATTCGCAACCTTGACTATATTTTTACAGTGTCTTCACAAGCTATTGCTAGTGCTTCACTGGAAATTTTAGCTAAACTTGAAAACTTGTTGGACCTGAGATCATCTGAATCTTGGAGTTACCGTCGTCTCCCAACTCCAACAGCTACTTTTCCTGCTATCATTAATAGTGAAGAGGAAGATAGTGATAATGAGGTCCAGAGGACTCGAGACTACCATATATCCACCTCAAAAAATGAAATATGCCCGAGAATGGATTCCTTTCTACAGCCTAGAGATGATCTTGATCTAGATAAACAAATTCGAGCTTTAAGGAAAAAGTTGCAGCAGATTGAGATGCTGGAAGGAAAGCAATCAAAAGGACATCTTCTCGATGACCAACAAATTGCAAAGCTTCAAACAAGATCAGTGCTTGAGAACTCACTTGCTGCGCTCGGTGCACCAGTCATAACCGAGCAGGTAAATGCATCATCCTCAGTTCTTCAAGATGGCAAAGGAAATAAAAAAGcaaagaaacaaaggaaaaagagCAGACAAAGGGCAGAAGAAATGGAGGCAGCCTCTAGTGTTTCTGGAACCGAAGTTGTATCCAAACCTGCTAAGGATTTCTTGAATGTTGAAATCTCTCAGGCCTTAAAACTCAAG GAGGAAGATATGAGTGATATGTTTGAAATGACTTTGACGAGCCAAGCCACGAAAGAGTCAGGTTTCTGTGTCCAGGAGACGTCAAATTTGCCAAAGAATAAGAGTCCATCAATGACGGTTTCCAAGAAAAAGAACAGGAAGGGAGGGCTCTCCATGTTCTTGAGTGGTGCCCTTGATGATGCACCGAAAGATGTTGCTCCCCCTCCACCAACACCCAAAACAGAGGGTCCTGCATGGGGTGGGGCTAAAATTCCGAAAGGACCTGCATCTCTTCGTGAAATTCAAAGTGAGCAAAGCAGAATTAAAGGGATTCAGCCAAATCGCACCAAGGACAAGGAGGAAGATCTTGGCGACAGCAAAACCGAGGGTAAAATTCTGTTGAGTTCGTTTTTGGCTTCCAAGCCCATACCAATGGTCTCGCCTCAGGCATCACAGGCACACGATGGAGAAAGAAGTACACCACCTTGGCAGTCATCAGGAACACCGCCTCTTCATTCTCGACTGTCCCTTAGGGACATTCAATTGCAGCAG AAGGGAAAACACCATCAAAGTCTTTCCCACAGTCCAAAGACGAAAGTATCTGGATTCGCAGTTACTTCCGGTCAGGGCTCGCCATCTGACACCCCCGCCATGAACCGCTGGTTCAAGCCAGAGGTGGACACACCCTCATCAATACGTTCAATTCAGATTGAGGAGAAGGCTATAAAGGATCTCAAGCGTTTCTACAGCAGTGTCAGAATTGTCAAAAATCAATCTTGA
- the LOC133824571 gene encoding uncharacterized protein LOC133824571 isoform X1, which produces MEVLDSPQGRKQTSGRKIVSNGSHKDLWHAVQEGSLADVDSALALVKKNGVNINARSVFGLTPLHIATWRNHIPIVKRLIEAGADSDARDGESGWSSLHRALHFGHLAVASVLLQSGASITLEDSKSRTPVDLLSGPLSQVVGSGRNSVVTEVFSWGSGVNYQLGTGNAHLQKLPCKVDSLHDSLIKLVSAAKFHSVAVTARGEVFTWGFGRGGRLGHPDFDIHSGQAAVITPRQVISGLGSRRVKAVAAAKHHTVVSTEGGEVFTWGSNREGQLGYTSVDTQPTPRRVSSLRSKIVAVAAANKHTAVISEAGEVFTWGCNREGQLGYGTSNSASNYTPRLVESLKGKVFTGVSAAKYHTLVLGGDGEVYTWGHRLVTPKRVVIARNLKKGGGTALKFHRMERLHVVAVAAGMVHSSALTDDGALFYWVSSDTDHRCQQLYSLCGHNVVNVSAGKYWTAAVTATGDVYMWDGKTGRDKPPMPTRFHGQKRASSVSVGETHLLIIGSLYHPVYPPNMAKDPEKQKSNVSDELEEFNEYLMTNDMESCNQLPSTDEESGKVLVPSLKSLCEKVAAENLVEPRNAIQMVEIADSLDADGLRKYCEEIVIRNLDYIFTVSSQAIASASLEILAKLENLLDLRSSESWSYRRLPTPTATFPAIINSEEEDSDNEVQRTRDYHISTSKNEICPRMDSFLQPRDDLDLDKQIRALRKKLQQIEMLEGKQSKGHLLDDQQIAKLQTRSVLENSLAALGAPVITEQVNASSSVLQDGKGNKKAKKQRKKSRQRAEEMEAASSVSGTEVVSKPAKDFLNVEISQALKLKEEDMSDMFEMTLTSQATKESGFCVQETSNLPKNKSPSMTVSKKKNRKGGLSMFLSGALDDAPKDVAPPPPTPKTEGPAWGGAKIPKGPASLREIQSEQSRIKGIQPNRTKDKEEDLGDSKTEGKILLSSFLASKPIPMVSPQASQAHDGERSTPPWQSSGTPPLHSRLSLRDIQLQQKGKHHQSLSHSPKTKVSGFAVTSGQGSPSDTPAMNRWFKPEVDTPSSIRSIQIEEKAIKDLKRFYSSVRIVKNQS; this is translated from the exons TTGGAGAAATCATATTCCCATCGTTAAACGGCTTATCGAAGCTGGTGCTGACTCGGACGCTAGG GATGGGGAATCAGGATGGAGTAGCCTTCATCGGGCGCTTCATTTTGGCCATCTAGCCGTGGCAAGTGTCCTTCTACAGTCTGGTGCTTCTATTACTTTGGAGGATTCTAAATCTCGAACACCAGTCGATCTTTTATCTGGGCCTTTATCACAGGTTGTAGGAAGTGGACGTAATTCAG TAGTGACTGAGGTCTTCAGTTGGGGAAGTGGTGTTAACTATCAACTTGGAACTGGAAATGCACATCTACAGAAGTTGCCTTGCAAGGTTGACTCGCTTCATGACTCACTGATCAAGTTGGTTTCTGCTGCCAAGTTTCACAGTGTAGCAGTAACTGCTCGAGGAGAAGTCTTCACTTGGGGATTTGGTAGAGGGGGCCGGCTTGGGCACCCTGATTTTGATATACACAG CGGTCAAGCTGCAGTTATTACACCGCGCCAAGTGATTTCTGGTTTAGGGTCCCGCCGGGTGAAGGCTGTTGCAGCAGCTAAACATCACACTGTTGTTTCTACCGAAGGTGGTGAAGTGTTCACCTGGGGATCCAACAGAG AGGGTCAGCTTGGCTACACATCTGTGGATACACAACCCACACCTCGCAGAGTGAGTTCTCTTCGATCAAAAATTGTGGCCGTTGCTGCAGCAAATAAGCACACTGCTGTTATTTCTGAGGCTGGTGAGGTGTTTACATGGGGGTGTAACAGGGAAGGTCAACTTGGTTATGGCACATCGAATTCAGCATCAAATTACACCCCAAGATTGGTTGAATCCTTGAAAGGAAAGGTTTTCACAGGAGTTTCTGCTGCAAAGTATCATACACTTGTGTTAGGAGGTGATGGAGAG GTTTACACGTGGGGTCATCGATTGGTTACCCCAAAACGTGTTGTCATTGCTAGAAACTTAAAGAAGGGTGGGGGTACTGCTCTTAAGTTTCATCGTATGGAACGGCTTCATGTGGTCGCTGTAGCTGCAGGGATGGTACATAGCTCAGCTCTTACTGATGATGGTGCATTATTTTATTGGGTCTCCTCAGATACTGATCATAGATGTCAACAG CTATATTCTCTATGTGGACACAACGTTGTAAACGTATCCGCCGGGAAATACTGGACCGCAGCAGTCACAGCAACAGGTGATGTTTACATGTGGGATGGGAAGACAGGCAGGGATAAACCACCTATGCCAACTCGTTTTCATGGTCAAAAGCGGGCTAGTTCAGTTTCCGTTGGTGAAACTCATCTGTTGATCATTGGCTCTCTCTATCATCCTGTCTATCCTCCCAATATGGCCAAAGATCCTGAGAAGCAGAAATCAAATGTCAGCGATGAGCTAGAAGAGTTTAATGAATATCTTATGACTAATGACATGGAATCTTGTAACCAACTACCTAGTACAGATGAGGAATCAGGGAAAGTGCTTGTACCAAGCTTAAAAAGTTTATGTGAAAAAGTGGCTGCAGAAAATCTAGTGGAGCCACGAAATGCTATTCAGATGGTTGAAATTGCTGACTCACTTGATGCAGATGGTTTGAGGAAGTATTGTGAG GAAATTGTTATTCGCAACCTTGACTATATTTTTACAGTGTCTTCACAAGCTATTGCTAGTGCTTCACTGGAAATTTTAGCTAAACTTGAAAACTTGTTGGACCTGAGATCATCTGAATCTTGGAGTTACCGTCGTCTCCCAACTCCAACAGCTACTTTTCCTGCTATCATTAATAGTGAAGAGGAAGATAGTGATAATGAGGTCCAGAGGACTCGAGACTACCATATATCCACCTCAAAAAATGAAATATGCCCGAGAATGGATTCCTTTCTACAGCCTAGAGATGATCTTGATCTAGATAAACAAATTCGAGCTTTAAGGAAAAAGTTGCAGCAGATTGAGATGCTGGAAGGAAAGCAATCAAAAGGACATCTTCTCGATGACCAACAAATTGCAAAGCTTCAAACAAGATCAGTGCTTGAGAACTCACTTGCTGCGCTCGGTGCACCAGTCATAACCGAGCAGGTAAATGCATCATCCTCAGTTCTTCAAGATGGCAAAGGAAATAAAAAAGcaaagaaacaaaggaaaaagagCAGACAAAGGGCAGAAGAAATGGAGGCAGCCTCTAGTGTTTCTGGAACCGAAGTTGTATCCAAACCTGCTAAGGATTTCTTGAATGTTGAAATCTCTCAGGCCTTAAAACTCAAG GAGGAAGATATGAGTGATATGTTTGAAATGACTTTGACGAGCCAAGCCACGAAAGAGTCAGGTTTCTGTGTCCAGGAGACGTCAAATTTGCCAAAGAATAAGAGTCCATCAATGACGGTTTCCAAGAAAAAGAACAGGAAGGGAGGGCTCTCCATGTTCTTGAGTGGTGCCCTTGATGATGCACCGAAAGATGTTGCTCCCCCTCCACCAACACCCAAAACAGAGGGTCCTGCATGGGGTGGGGCTAAAATTCCGAAAGGACCTGCATCTCTTCGTGAAATTCAAAGTGAGCAAAGCAGAATTAAAGGGATTCAGCCAAATCGCACCAAGGACAAGGAGGAAGATCTTGGCGACAGCAAAACCGAGGGTAAAATTCTGTTGAGTTCGTTTTTGGCTTCCAAGCCCATACCAATGGTCTCGCCTCAGGCATCACAGGCACACGATGGAGAAAGAAGTACACCACCTTGGCAGTCATCAGGAACACCGCCTCTTCATTCTCGACTGTCCCTTAGGGACATTCAATTGCAGCAG AAGGGAAAACACCATCAAAGTCTTTCCCACAGTCCAAAGACGAAAGTATCTGGATTCGCAGTTACTTCCGGTCAGGGCTCGCCATCTGACACCCCCGCCATGAACCGCTGGTTCAAGCCAGAGGTGGACACACCCTCATCAATACGTTCAATTCAGATTGAGGAGAAGGCTATAAAGGATCTCAAGCGTTTCTACAGCAGTGTCAGAATTGTCAAAAATCAATCTTGA
- the LOC133824571 gene encoding uncharacterized protein LOC133824571 isoform X2, which produces MEVLDSPQGRKQTSGRKIVSNGSHKDLWHAVQEGSLADVDSALALVKKNGVNINARSVFGLTPLHIATWRNHIPIVKRLIEAGADSDARDGESGWSSLHRALHFGHLAVASVLLQSGASITLEDSKSRTPVDLLSGPLSQVVGSGRNSVVTEVFSWGSGVNYQLGTGNAHLQKLPCKVDSLHDSLIKLVSAAKFHSVAVTARGEVFTWGFGRGGRLGHPDFDIHSGQAAVITPRQVISGLGSRRVKAVAAAKHHTVVSTEGGEVFTWGSNREGQLGYTSVDTQPTPRRVSSLRSKIVAVAAANKHTAVISEAGEVFTWGCNREGQLGYGTSNSASNYTPRLVESLKGKVFTGVSAAKYHTLVLGGDGEVYTWGHRLVTPKRVVIARNLKKGGGTALKFHRMERLHVVAVAAGMVHSSALTDDGALFYWVSSDTDHRCQQLYSLCGHNVVNVSAGKYWTAAVTATGDVYMWDGKTGRDKPPMPTRFHGQKRASSVSVGETHLLIIGSLYHPVYPPNMAKDPEKQKSNVSDELEEFNEYLMTNDMESCNQLPSTDEESGKVLVPSLKSLCEKVAAENLVEPRNAIQMVEIADSLDADGLRKYCEEIVIRNLDYIFTVSSQAIASASLEILAKLENLLDLRSSESWSYRRLPTPTATFPAIINSEEEDSDNEVQRTRDYHISTSKNEICPRMDSFLQPRDDLDLDKQIRALRKKLQQIEMLEGKQSKGHLLDDQQIAKLQTRSVLENSLAALGAPVITEQVNASSSVLQDGKGNKKAKKQRKKSRQRAEEMEAASSVSGTEVVSKPAKDFLNVEISQALKLKEEDMSDMFEMTLTSQATKESGFCVQETSNLPKNKSPSMTVSKKKNRKGGLSMFLSGALDDAPKDVAPPPPTPKTEGPAWGGAKIPKGPASLREIQSEQSRIKGIQPNRTKDKEEDLGDSKTEGKILLSSFLASKPIPMVSPQASQAHDGERSTPPWQSSGTPPLHSRLSLRDIQLQQGKHHQSLSHSPKTKVSGFAVTSGQGSPSDTPAMNRWFKPEVDTPSSIRSIQIEEKAIKDLKRFYSSVRIVKNQS; this is translated from the exons TTGGAGAAATCATATTCCCATCGTTAAACGGCTTATCGAAGCTGGTGCTGACTCGGACGCTAGG GATGGGGAATCAGGATGGAGTAGCCTTCATCGGGCGCTTCATTTTGGCCATCTAGCCGTGGCAAGTGTCCTTCTACAGTCTGGTGCTTCTATTACTTTGGAGGATTCTAAATCTCGAACACCAGTCGATCTTTTATCTGGGCCTTTATCACAGGTTGTAGGAAGTGGACGTAATTCAG TAGTGACTGAGGTCTTCAGTTGGGGAAGTGGTGTTAACTATCAACTTGGAACTGGAAATGCACATCTACAGAAGTTGCCTTGCAAGGTTGACTCGCTTCATGACTCACTGATCAAGTTGGTTTCTGCTGCCAAGTTTCACAGTGTAGCAGTAACTGCTCGAGGAGAAGTCTTCACTTGGGGATTTGGTAGAGGGGGCCGGCTTGGGCACCCTGATTTTGATATACACAG CGGTCAAGCTGCAGTTATTACACCGCGCCAAGTGATTTCTGGTTTAGGGTCCCGCCGGGTGAAGGCTGTTGCAGCAGCTAAACATCACACTGTTGTTTCTACCGAAGGTGGTGAAGTGTTCACCTGGGGATCCAACAGAG AGGGTCAGCTTGGCTACACATCTGTGGATACACAACCCACACCTCGCAGAGTGAGTTCTCTTCGATCAAAAATTGTGGCCGTTGCTGCAGCAAATAAGCACACTGCTGTTATTTCTGAGGCTGGTGAGGTGTTTACATGGGGGTGTAACAGGGAAGGTCAACTTGGTTATGGCACATCGAATTCAGCATCAAATTACACCCCAAGATTGGTTGAATCCTTGAAAGGAAAGGTTTTCACAGGAGTTTCTGCTGCAAAGTATCATACACTTGTGTTAGGAGGTGATGGAGAG GTTTACACGTGGGGTCATCGATTGGTTACCCCAAAACGTGTTGTCATTGCTAGAAACTTAAAGAAGGGTGGGGGTACTGCTCTTAAGTTTCATCGTATGGAACGGCTTCATGTGGTCGCTGTAGCTGCAGGGATGGTACATAGCTCAGCTCTTACTGATGATGGTGCATTATTTTATTGGGTCTCCTCAGATACTGATCATAGATGTCAACAG CTATATTCTCTATGTGGACACAACGTTGTAAACGTATCCGCCGGGAAATACTGGACCGCAGCAGTCACAGCAACAGGTGATGTTTACATGTGGGATGGGAAGACAGGCAGGGATAAACCACCTATGCCAACTCGTTTTCATGGTCAAAAGCGGGCTAGTTCAGTTTCCGTTGGTGAAACTCATCTGTTGATCATTGGCTCTCTCTATCATCCTGTCTATCCTCCCAATATGGCCAAAGATCCTGAGAAGCAGAAATCAAATGTCAGCGATGAGCTAGAAGAGTTTAATGAATATCTTATGACTAATGACATGGAATCTTGTAACCAACTACCTAGTACAGATGAGGAATCAGGGAAAGTGCTTGTACCAAGCTTAAAAAGTTTATGTGAAAAAGTGGCTGCAGAAAATCTAGTGGAGCCACGAAATGCTATTCAGATGGTTGAAATTGCTGACTCACTTGATGCAGATGGTTTGAGGAAGTATTGTGAG GAAATTGTTATTCGCAACCTTGACTATATTTTTACAGTGTCTTCACAAGCTATTGCTAGTGCTTCACTGGAAATTTTAGCTAAACTTGAAAACTTGTTGGACCTGAGATCATCTGAATCTTGGAGTTACCGTCGTCTCCCAACTCCAACAGCTACTTTTCCTGCTATCATTAATAGTGAAGAGGAAGATAGTGATAATGAGGTCCAGAGGACTCGAGACTACCATATATCCACCTCAAAAAATGAAATATGCCCGAGAATGGATTCCTTTCTACAGCCTAGAGATGATCTTGATCTAGATAAACAAATTCGAGCTTTAAGGAAAAAGTTGCAGCAGATTGAGATGCTGGAAGGAAAGCAATCAAAAGGACATCTTCTCGATGACCAACAAATTGCAAAGCTTCAAACAAGATCAGTGCTTGAGAACTCACTTGCTGCGCTCGGTGCACCAGTCATAACCGAGCAGGTAAATGCATCATCCTCAGTTCTTCAAGATGGCAAAGGAAATAAAAAAGcaaagaaacaaaggaaaaagagCAGACAAAGGGCAGAAGAAATGGAGGCAGCCTCTAGTGTTTCTGGAACCGAAGTTGTATCCAAACCTGCTAAGGATTTCTTGAATGTTGAAATCTCTCAGGCCTTAAAACTCAAG GAGGAAGATATGAGTGATATGTTTGAAATGACTTTGACGAGCCAAGCCACGAAAGAGTCAGGTTTCTGTGTCCAGGAGACGTCAAATTTGCCAAAGAATAAGAGTCCATCAATGACGGTTTCCAAGAAAAAGAACAGGAAGGGAGGGCTCTCCATGTTCTTGAGTGGTGCCCTTGATGATGCACCGAAAGATGTTGCTCCCCCTCCACCAACACCCAAAACAGAGGGTCCTGCATGGGGTGGGGCTAAAATTCCGAAAGGACCTGCATCTCTTCGTGAAATTCAAAGTGAGCAAAGCAGAATTAAAGGGATTCAGCCAAATCGCACCAAGGACAAGGAGGAAGATCTTGGCGACAGCAAAACCGAGGGTAAAATTCTGTTGAGTTCGTTTTTGGCTTCCAAGCCCATACCAATGGTCTCGCCTCAGGCATCACAGGCACACGATGGAGAAAGAAGTACACCACCTTGGCAGTCATCAGGAACACCGCCTCTTCATTCTCGACTGTCCCTTAGGGACATTCAATTGCAGCAG GGAAAACACCATCAAAGTCTTTCCCACAGTCCAAAGACGAAAGTATCTGGATTCGCAGTTACTTCCGGTCAGGGCTCGCCATCTGACACCCCCGCCATGAACCGCTGGTTCAAGCCAGAGGTGGACACACCCTCATCAATACGTTCAATTCAGATTGAGGAGAAGGCTATAAAGGATCTCAAGCGTTTCTACAGCAGTGTCAGAATTGTCAAAAATCAATCTTGA